The Buteo buteo unplaced genomic scaffold, bButBut1.hap1.1 HAP1_SCAFFOLD_216, whole genome shotgun sequence genome includes a region encoding these proteins:
- the LOC142028246 gene encoding uncharacterized protein LOC142028246 → MMTRGAGTAFSRKSYRLSLGPEKSKLPGIGLHRLCRRRTTVDLDRAVPVADGHPTAQPDLVREPQGNPTDVAGRNGYPASQPGSRADAQGDRTDVGTGRALPASRLGPALELTWHPRGPQRAKYKAKAEIGRSSQRSPEVLKEILKELDKAAREMDRETVEKEAFQEGDSHAVPVSDEKTGAIQSTGVPVAVLSSPGEAHHARRYEFSPKSAGVDDKRNTNAVDPQDFRYYCIEGAVAVLGSVLFGMILCCVICLWRKRRRRLSAASRARSDTSSCSSGLDSRSSRCSTPESWTRQQEPSPVPGKPARLPQSSRERASASPDSRPARPPPPRPSWLSNSASRLLRDQPSDLEPPEELKPPARAPSPSRRPSCKGLSQPHQGMGLGYNDRLLTDSFRDRPFVSE, encoded by the exons ATGATGACGAGAGGTGCTGGGACTGCTTTCTCGAGAAAGAGCTACAGGCTGAGCCTTGGGCCAGAGAAGTCCAAGCTCCCAGGGATAGGCTTGCACAGGCTATGTAGAAGACGGACCACTGTGGATCTGGATCGGG CTGTGCCTGTAGCCGATGGCCACCCGACTGCTCAGCCGGATCTTGTCCGGGAGCCTCAGGGCAACCCCACAG aCGTGGCTGGACGCAATGGCTATCCAGCTTCCCAGCCGGGTTCCAGGGCTGACGCGCAGGGAGATCGCACGG ATGTGGGTACAGGGAGGGCTCTTCCAGCTTCTCGGCTGGGTCCTGCGCTGGAGCTCACCTGGCATCCTAGGG GTCCTCAAAGAGCAAAGTATAAAGCTAAAGCTGAAATAGGAAGATCTTCCCAGCGGTCACCAGAAGTCCTAAAGGAAATCCTGAAGGAACTGGACAAAGCAGCACGTG agatGGACCGTGAGACTGTGGAGAAGGAGGCGTTTCAGGAAGGAGATAGTCACGCAGTGCCAGTCTCTGACGAAAAAACAGGGGCAATTCAATCAACAGGCGTGCCAG tggcagtgctgtccagccctggagaagccCACCACGCCAGGAGATACGAATTTTCTCCAAAGAGTGCAG GTGTGGAtgacaagagaaacacaaatgctgTGGATCCTCAAGATTTCCGGTACTACTGCATAGAAGGCGCCGTGGCGGTCCTGGGCTCCGTGCTGTTTGGGATGATACTGTGTTGTGTGATCTGTCTGTGGAGGAAGAGACGACG gcgCCTCTCCGCAGCTTCGCGAGCCCGGTCCgacaccagcagctgctcctcggGCCTGGACAGCCGGAGCAGCCGCTGCAGCACCCCGGAGAGCTGGACCCGACAGCAAGAGCCATCACCTGTGCCTGGAAAACCGGCCCgcctgccacagagcagcagggaacgGGCCTCCGCCAGCCCGGAcagccgcccggcccgcccgcctccACCCCGGCCCTCATGGCTGTCCAACTCAGCCAGCCGGCTGTTGCGGGACCAGCCCAGCGACCTCGAGCCCCCAGAGGAATTGAAGCCACCCGCCCGCGCCCCAAGCCCATCGCGCCGGCCCTCCTGCAAGGGCCTGAGCCAGCCCCACCAGGGTATGGGTTTGGGCTACAATGACAGACTCCTGACGGACAGCTTCAGGGATCGACCATTCGTGTCCGAGTAA